The sequence CGACTTCAAGTCTTACCATCTCGCCTTTTCTGCGAAGTTTCAAGCCCTCTTCTAAAATCTCCATAAAGTCATCAGCTTCCTCTTCTTCTATCTCCATATCTGCATTTCTTGTAACTCTAAAAGATGCGTACTTTATAAGCTTATAACCCGGAAAGAGGTCCTGAATATGCTGAACAACGAGTGATTCTATAGGTACATAAACGCTATCATTAAGCTCTATAAACCTACTAATAACACGAGGCACTCTTATGATGCCAGTTCTCTCAATAGTCTCATTCTCCATATCTCTGAGCTTTACAATAAGTCCAAAACTTAGGTTATTTAAATGAGGAAAGGGGTGTGTTGCATCTACTGCTATGGGAATAATAACTGGGTAGATGTTTTCATAAAAAAATTTCTTTAAAGTACCTCTTTGGGTCTGGCTTACTTTTTCATAAGATTTTATAAAGATGCCCTCAACTTCAAGCTTTTTTAAGATGGAACTTAGGCAATGTTCCACGACCTGTTGTTCTTGATGCAAGTAGGTTCTTATCTCAAGAAGTTGTTGCATAGGTGTAAGTCTATCAGCTCCTGAGACTATGATACCAGCAGCAAATAGTTTTTTCAGCCCAGCAATTCTAATCATATAAAATTCATCTAAATTCGTCCCGTAGATGGCTAGAAATTTTAGTCTCTCTAAGAGTGGAAGTGACTCATCCTGAGCCTGTTTTAAAACTCTAGTATTAAACTGTAACCACGAGAGTTCACGGTTGTTATAGAGGTCTGGATTTTTGAGATTTATCATATATTTTTTGCCCCAAAATTATTTTTTTTAATTATATCTAAATGTTATTATCATTTTATAACTCCACTGCCTTTATAATTTGCTGAGTGGTATATAATAGTATTGTTTTTTCTAGCATAGTAACGCATTAAAAGATTTTGAATAGTTGGCTCAATACTTGGTGCGAACCAAGCATTATTGCTGATGGCTATCATAAAATTTACCTCACCATCATAGAGTTCACTGCAAGTTGCCTCGTAGCAGATAGCATTTCTAAACTTTACACCTTTTATGTTAAAATCAGTTGGCTCTTTTGCAGTCTCAAAGTCCGCTTCTCCTGCAAAGAACACCTCATTTATATAGTCTTGCGCAAATTTTGGAAGTGGGATATACTCGCCAAAGGGAACTAAAACAAGCTTTTTAGCAACTTCAAATTGTCCATTTTCAAACAAGTATGTAACATTGTAATTGTGTCCATTCTCTTTGTAAAGTGTACCTGCTATTATGCTAATATGTTTAGAATATTGTAAAAGCTTATCTATAAGAAGTTGATTATGGTTCATATAGAGCGGAAAGACAGACTCAGGGAAGACTACTATATCATACTTTTTGACAATTCCATCCTCAATCTCTTTAAAAATCATATCTATAGTAGAGCGAAGACTCTCCTTTTTCCATTTTTTATCTTGTGCGATATCGGTACTTACAAGCTTGATACTAAGTTCGGGAGCCTTTGGCTCATAAGTGTTGAAGTTTATAGCTAGAATGAGTAGAGCTAGAGGTGCGTATTTGTAAGGTTTTTTTATGTAATGGGGCAAGCTAAGAGCGAGCAAGACTATAATAAGTTGATACTTATGAATGCCGATGAAACTCTCAACAAAGACAAGCTCGATTTGCATCCAATTCCAATCAAATGGCTCAAAAAAACTAAGCCCAAAGAGTAAAAGAGCTCTTATGCAGACCTCTTTACTAAGAGCTAAAGCACCAAAAAAGAGCATATAGATGATGGCAAACCCAAAGCTTACAAAGGGAGTGAGATATCCAACTCCAGTGTACTCAAAGCTATAACCTATCCAGTAAAACCAAAGCAGCCCTATAAAAAAGCCAGCAGCTAAAACCGCTCTTTTTGGAATGTATAAAAAAAGTGCAATAGAAGCAAGACCAAAGAGAGTGTTTATGAGTTTAAAGCTAAAACCCCAATGCTCAAAGTAGATAAAAGCACTAAATAAAAGAGCAGTTAATAAGCCAACAAGAAGATTAAAGACAAGTGTGTGGTTATTTTTAAAAGTTGTTATTTTTTCAATCATTTGAAATTATAGAGAGTTTATAGTAAAGATAGAGTTAAGAAAGTATTAAAATAAATCCAACATCTAGCTTATTGCTTAAGAGACTGTGAAATTATTTAGTAATCATACTCTATAATAGAGATCTATGAAATATTAAATCTTCATAAAAAAACTACAAACAAGAGAGGTAAATTTTATATGCAAAACCAACTTTATAGTCGTATTATCACTACTCCCATAGGCAACATGATCGCTACGGCAGATGATGGAGCCATAACCTCCTTTGATTTTGTAAA is a genomic window of Sulfurimonas hongkongensis containing:
- a CDS encoding apolipoprotein N-acyltransferase, encoding MIEKITTFKNNHTLVFNLLVGLLTALLFSAFIYFEHWGFSFKLINTLFGLASIALFLYIPKRAVLAAGFFIGLLWFYWIGYSFEYTGVGYLTPFVSFGFAIIYMLFFGALALSKEVCIRALLLFGLSFFEPFDWNWMQIELVFVESFIGIHKYQLIIVLLALSLPHYIKKPYKYAPLALLILAINFNTYEPKAPELSIKLVSTDIAQDKKWKKESLRSTIDMIFKEIEDGIVKKYDIVVFPESVFPLYMNHNQLLIDKLLQYSKHISIIAGTLYKENGHNYNVTYLFENGQFEVAKKLVLVPFGEYIPLPKFAQDYINEVFFAGEADFETAKEPTDFNIKGVKFRNAICYEATCSELYDGEVNFMIAISNNAWFAPSIEPTIQNLLMRYYARKNNTIIYHSANYKGSGVIK